From the genome of Longimicrobiaceae bacterium, one region includes:
- a CDS encoding SDR family oxidoreductase: MSGAAVHPGGGSPPPEAGRFERVREELRGSPRTWLVTGAAGFIGSALVETLLELGQTVVGLDNFATGHRRNLEEVLAGAGEGARRLRFLEGDIRDQRICRVACEGVDVVLHQAALGSVPRSLADPIATNQVNVEGFLNVILAARDAGVRRFVYAASSSTYGDHPGLPKVEDVIGRPLSPYAVSKYVNELYAGVFERAYGLETIGLRYFNVFGRRQDPNGAYAAVIPHWVRNLMTGRECRINGDGETSRDFCYVDNVLQANLLAATTEDSGATDQVYNVACGERTTLNELFALIRDELARERPELACAEPAYGDFRVADIRHSLADVSKIRSLLGYRPTHRVHDGLREALAWYVDFFSRAPREGLARTA, from the coding sequence ATGAGCGGGGCGGCAGTGCATCCGGGAGGCGGTTCGCCGCCGCCGGAGGCGGGACGCTTCGAGCGGGTCCGGGAGGAGCTGCGGGGGAGCCCCCGCACCTGGCTGGTGACCGGCGCCGCCGGGTTCATCGGCTCAGCCCTGGTGGAGACCCTCCTCGAGCTGGGCCAGACGGTGGTGGGGCTCGACAACTTCGCCACCGGGCACCGCCGCAACCTGGAGGAGGTGCTCGCCGGGGCGGGAGAGGGCGCTCGGCGGCTCCGCTTCCTGGAGGGCGACATCCGCGACCAGCGCATCTGCCGCGTGGCCTGCGAGGGGGTGGACGTGGTGCTCCACCAGGCCGCCCTCGGCTCCGTCCCGCGGTCGCTCGCCGACCCCATCGCAACCAACCAGGTCAACGTCGAAGGGTTCCTGAACGTCATCCTGGCGGCGCGGGACGCGGGGGTCCGGCGGTTCGTGTACGCCGCGTCCAGCTCCACGTACGGCGACCACCCCGGCCTCCCCAAGGTGGAGGACGTCATCGGCCGGCCGCTCTCGCCGTACGCGGTCAGCAAGTACGTGAACGAGCTCTACGCCGGCGTCTTCGAGCGCGCGTACGGCCTGGAGACTATCGGGCTGCGCTACTTCAACGTCTTCGGCAGGCGGCAGGACCCCAACGGCGCCTACGCTGCGGTCATCCCCCACTGGGTGAGGAACCTGATGACCGGGCGGGAGTGCCGCATCAACGGCGACGGCGAGACCAGCCGCGACTTCTGCTACGTGGACAACGTCCTCCAGGCCAACCTCCTGGCAGCGACCACCGAGGATTCCGGGGCGACCGACCAGGTCTACAACGTGGCCTGCGGCGAGCGGACCACGTTGAACGAGCTGTTTGCCCTGATCCGCGACGAGCTGGCCAGGGAGCGGCCGGAGCTTGCCTGCGCAGAACCCGCCTACGGCGACTTCCGGGTCGCGGACATCCGGCACTCGCTGGCCGACGTCTCGAAGATCCGGTCGCTGCTCGGCTACCGGCCGACGCACCGGGTCCACGACGGCTTGCGGGAGGCGCTCGCCTGGTACGTGGACTTCTTTTCCCGCGCGCCGCGGGAGGGGCTGGCCCGGACCGCCTGA
- a CDS encoding GNVR domain-containing protein, whose translation MRDREAGSEPLEGVHILGLVAVLLRQWKTVVATMLLVVAVATAAFFLQPKRYAAKTVLFLAQDRTQGGGAGAMVAKQLGIPIPALSLGGSPNQKLIETILHKGRSVQDLIAERVKAQAGGGIEGEATVRRILDKGTDVESAPDGSIIVQVTAGDPRLAASIANEYPVAINATAARVTAASAVQKQRFLERQLAEARQRLDQSEDRLLQFQRRENAPAIKEQAEKTVEAAAALQQEIFRQEVRVGQLRRIATPDNPELQAAQGALSDLRGQLRRLTAEGGARGQVFVPLGGSAELRRDATRIMRDYTKDEQVYVSLLAAFSEAQIDANNNLPVVTVIDPALVPRSPAGAGLVFRLVFAAVLGLALGVLAAFLRDYLRSSRDHPQNAVFFAAWEEFRGGIYRPRNGRSRAPAAVGK comes from the coding sequence ATGCGTGACCGTGAAGCGGGGTCCGAGCCCCTGGAGGGCGTCCACATTCTGGGGCTGGTCGCCGTCCTCCTGCGCCAGTGGAAGACCGTGGTCGCAACCATGCTGCTTGTGGTGGCAGTCGCCACGGCGGCCTTCTTCCTCCAGCCCAAGCGCTACGCGGCCAAGACCGTGCTCTTCCTGGCGCAGGACCGCACCCAGGGGGGTGGCGCCGGCGCGATGGTCGCCAAGCAGCTCGGGATCCCCATTCCGGCGCTGTCGCTGGGGGGCAGCCCCAACCAGAAGCTGATCGAGACGATCCTCCACAAGGGGCGCTCGGTCCAGGACCTGATTGCCGAGCGCGTCAAGGCGCAGGCGGGGGGCGGCATCGAGGGAGAGGCCACGGTCCGCCGGATCCTGGACAAGGGCACGGACGTGGAGAGCGCGCCGGACGGCTCCATCATCGTCCAGGTCACGGCGGGCGACCCGCGCCTGGCCGCGAGCATCGCGAACGAGTACCCGGTCGCGATCAACGCCACCGCCGCGCGCGTGACGGCGGCGTCCGCGGTACAGAAGCAGCGCTTCCTGGAACGGCAGCTGGCGGAAGCGCGGCAGCGGCTGGACCAGTCGGAGGACAGGCTGCTCCAGTTCCAGCGGCGCGAGAACGCGCCGGCCATCAAGGAGCAGGCGGAGAAGACGGTGGAGGCCGCGGCCGCCCTGCAGCAGGAGATCTTCCGGCAGGAGGTCAGGGTCGGCCAGCTACGGCGCATCGCCACCCCGGACAACCCGGAGCTGCAGGCGGCCCAGGGGGCGCTCAGCGATCTCCGGGGGCAGCTGCGCCGCCTCACCGCGGAAGGTGGGGCCCGGGGCCAGGTCTTCGTCCCCCTGGGCGGGTCGGCGGAGCTGAGGCGCGACGCGACCCGGATCATGCGCGACTACACCAAGGACGAGCAGGTGTACGTGTCGCTCCTGGCCGCCTTCTCGGAGGCGCAGATCGACGCCAACAACAACCTGCCCGTGGTCACGGTGATCGACCCGGCGCTGGTGCCGAGGTCCCCGGCCGGCGCCGGGCTGGTCTTCCGGCTCGTCTTCGCTGCGGTGCTGGGGCTCGCGCTGGGGGTTCTTGCCGCCTTCCTCCGGGATTACCTGCGCAGCTCGCGCGACCATCCCCAGAACGCGGTTTTCTTCGCCGCGTGGGAGGAGTTCCGGGGCGGGATCTACCGGCCGCGCAACGGCCGCTCCCGCGCGCCCGCGGCGGTGGGCAAATGA
- the pseB gene encoding UDP-N-acetylglucosamine 4,6-dehydratase (inverting) encodes MLDNKVVLVTGGTGSFGHRFIETVLQRYEPKKLIVFSRDELKQFEMRQRFPERIYDNIRYFIGDVRDRERLYRAFDGVDVVIHAAALKQVPACEYNPLEAVKTNVLGAANIIDAAIDRDVKQVVALSTDKACNPVNLYGATKLCSDKLFTAANNYSGPHGTRFSVVRYGNVVGSRGSVVPFFMKMRETGVLPVTDERMTRFWITLEQGVEFVLRSLERMQGGEIFVPKIPSMSIMDLARAVAPECETKVVGIRPGEKLHEVMVAEDDARHTLEYEDYFAILPPFEQWDPISFARRNGGTHCPEGFRYSSENNTQWLTEAQLREMIGLGEALVGVE; translated from the coding sequence ATGCTGGACAACAAGGTCGTCCTCGTGACCGGCGGTACCGGATCCTTCGGGCACCGGTTCATCGAGACCGTGCTGCAGCGATACGAGCCGAAGAAGCTGATCGTCTTCAGCCGCGACGAGCTGAAGCAGTTCGAGATGCGCCAGCGGTTCCCGGAGCGGATCTACGACAACATCCGCTACTTCATCGGGGACGTTCGCGATCGTGAGCGCCTGTACCGCGCCTTCGACGGGGTGGACGTGGTGATCCACGCCGCGGCGCTCAAGCAGGTGCCGGCGTGCGAGTACAACCCGCTGGAGGCGGTGAAGACCAACGTTCTGGGCGCCGCCAACATCATCGATGCGGCCATCGACCGCGACGTGAAGCAGGTCGTGGCGCTCAGCACCGACAAGGCCTGCAACCCCGTGAACCTTTACGGGGCCACCAAGCTCTGCTCGGACAAGCTGTTCACCGCGGCGAACAACTACTCCGGCCCGCACGGCACCCGCTTCAGCGTGGTGCGCTACGGCAACGTGGTGGGGAGCCGGGGGAGCGTGGTCCCGTTCTTCATGAAGATGCGCGAGACGGGGGTGCTCCCCGTCACGGACGAGCGCATGACGCGGTTCTGGATCACCCTGGAGCAGGGGGTGGAGTTCGTGCTGCGCAGCCTGGAGCGGATGCAGGGCGGTGAGATCTTCGTCCCCAAGATCCCCAGCATGAGCATCATGGACCTGGCGCGTGCGGTCGCCCCGGAATGCGAGACCAAGGTCGTCGGGATCCGCCCGGGCGAGAAGCTGCACGAGGTGATGGTGGCGGAGGACGATGCCCGGCACACGCTGGAATACGAGGACTACTTCGCCATCCTCCCCCCTTTCGAGCAGTGGGACCCGATCAGCTTCGCCCGGCGGAACGGCGGAACGCACTGCCCCGAGGGGTTCCGCTACAGCAGCGAGAACAACACGCAGTGGCTCACCGAGGCGCAGCTGCGCGAGATGATCGGGCTGGGCGAGGCGCTCGTAGGTGTCGAGTAG
- a CDS encoding SLBB domain-containing protein, which produces MTPSILDAPVSRMDYPLGPGDVLGISLVGAVNRIHTVPVTPEGTVVVPGLGMVRVLGQNLNQAEAQVRGLVSRFYRDVSVNVTLAQVRTFKVFVVGDVPQPGVRVATSATRVSEVVPEEGVHRVPRRNVLLRRASGDTVLIDLLRFRQMGDLRANPTLREGDALLVPTVDQTVEVRGRVPFPGVYEYRAGESLAELVRIATGGGDFPSSSADSIRVTRFLDAERREFHTFSRAEVLGEQGQRFLLRPFDAVYVAWRANYMEQKTATVLGQVMRPGVYPVVPGVTTVRELVDMAGGFTPEASLLEATLRRSRSQGDARIDLARVPPELLNRTEQQILQIRTQGDESRVVIDFPRLFVEGADAYNQTLQDGDTLAVPRRRNEVVVLGAVLQPGVVQHAAAQDARYYIRLAGGFGRRADRNDIIVLRGSWGTRLTAREATTIHPGDMVVVPFSERRNWLAALQTTSAAITTVVGLVFTFRALFPDDNP; this is translated from the coding sequence GTGACGCCGTCGATCCTCGACGCGCCGGTGAGCCGCATGGACTATCCTCTGGGGCCGGGGGACGTGCTCGGCATCTCGCTGGTGGGGGCGGTGAACCGCATCCACACGGTCCCGGTCACCCCGGAGGGGACGGTGGTCGTCCCCGGGCTCGGGATGGTGCGCGTACTTGGCCAGAACCTCAACCAGGCCGAGGCACAGGTCCGCGGCCTGGTCTCGCGATTCTACCGGGACGTGAGCGTCAACGTGACGCTGGCGCAGGTGCGCACGTTCAAGGTTTTCGTCGTGGGGGACGTGCCCCAGCCCGGGGTGCGGGTCGCCACCTCGGCGACGCGCGTGAGCGAGGTGGTCCCCGAGGAAGGAGTGCACCGGGTCCCCCGCCGCAACGTCCTGCTGCGGCGCGCCTCGGGCGACACCGTCCTGATCGATCTGCTGCGCTTCCGCCAGATGGGCGACCTCCGCGCCAATCCCACCCTGCGTGAGGGTGACGCACTGCTGGTTCCGACCGTCGATCAGACGGTCGAGGTCCGCGGCCGGGTCCCGTTCCCCGGGGTGTACGAGTATCGGGCCGGCGAATCGCTCGCCGAGCTGGTGCGGATCGCGACCGGCGGCGGGGACTTCCCCTCGAGCTCGGCGGACAGCATCCGGGTCACCCGCTTCCTGGACGCCGAGCGGAGGGAGTTCCACACCTTCTCGCGTGCGGAGGTGCTCGGCGAGCAGGGGCAGCGGTTCCTGCTCCGTCCGTTCGACGCGGTGTACGTCGCGTGGCGGGCGAATTACATGGAGCAGAAGACCGCGACCGTGCTCGGGCAGGTGATGCGTCCCGGGGTGTACCCGGTGGTCCCCGGGGTCACGACAGTGCGGGAGCTGGTGGACATGGCGGGCGGCTTCACCCCGGAAGCCTCGCTCCTGGAGGCGACCCTGCGGAGGTCGCGCTCGCAGGGCGACGCCAGGATCGACCTTGCGCGGGTGCCGCCGGAGCTGCTGAACCGTACCGAGCAGCAGATCCTGCAGATCCGCACCCAGGGCGACGAGAGCCGGGTGGTGATCGATTTCCCGCGGCTCTTCGTCGAAGGGGCCGACGCGTACAACCAGACGCTCCAGGACGGGGACACCCTCGCCGTCCCGCGCCGCCGCAACGAGGTGGTGGTGCTCGGGGCGGTGCTCCAGCCGGGGGTGGTGCAGCACGCGGCCGCCCAGGACGCGCGCTACTACATCCGGCTGGCGGGCGGGTTCGGCCGCCGGGCCGACCGGAACGACATCATCGTGCTGCGGGGGAGCTGGGGAACCCGCCTGACCGCCCGGGAAGCGACCACGATCCACCCGGGCGACATGGTCGTCGTGCCGTTCAGCGAGCGCCGCAACTGGCTGGCGGCACTGCAGACGACCAGCGCCGCCATCACCACGGTGGTGGGCCTGGTGTTCACATTCCGGGCGCTGTTCCCCGACGACAATCCGTAG